A genomic segment from Nicotiana tabacum cultivar K326 chromosome 7, ASM71507v2, whole genome shotgun sequence encodes:
- the LOC107797670 gene encoding uncharacterized protein LOC107797670 isoform X1, protein MATILSTTPVAIRLFPSNSLRYPCYLHRTMRVGQTGIHIHKYYQISFIFNKSRRKLICAVSKDAEESFKKTVEVDRLIDTLREASDNELPQLVVENVLAFNESFWIRLAARADTCKSDDDKKDYEDLALSVMNIVDRLVHKTKEKIDSSTDVLKAILEPVLDEVEEISWPVRDPEALSLMEKEINQREQEGQLDEGFLSEVNAQLRQAKKDGDKPGLEAMLQKVLQLYASRVLSKRSYAKKGNEVLKAEQFLETIIKAPEEEWNKLLIDGMTVGKGDISPEELYAVIKKRMERTLIRTEGGSYQQRVLIEYLKGIEARAGEIIKVLQG, encoded by the exons ATGGCAACTATTTTATCAACAACACCAGTTGCAATTCGATTATTCCCTTCAAATTCACTGCGCTATCCG TGTTACTTGCATAGAACAATGAGAGTTGGGCAAACAGGGATTCACATTCACAAGTATTATCAAATTTCTTTCATATTCAACAAGAG CAGGAGAAAACTGATATGTGCAGTCAGTAAAGATGCTGAGGAATCTTTCAAAAAGACTGTGGAGGTGGATAGGCTTATAGATACATTGAGGGAGGCAAGTGATAACGAA CTGCCACAGCTAGTTGTGGAGAATGTTCTCGCTTTCAACGAGAGCTTTTGGATAAGACTTGCAGCTAGAGCAGACACCTGCAAATCTGACGATGACAAA AAAGACTATGAAGATCTGGCGTTGTCGGTAATGAACATCGTAGATCGTCTTGTTCACAAGACAAAA GAAAAGATAGATTCATCTACTGACGTGCTCAAAGCAATCTTAGAACCTGTGCTTGATGAAGTAGAAGAAATTTCTTGGCCTGTTAGGGATCCTGAGGCTCTCAGTCTTATGGAGAAA GAAATAAATCAAAGGGAGCAAGAAGGCCAACTTGATGAAGGGTTCCTCTCAGAAGTCAATGCACAGTTGCGGCAA GCTAAAAAAGACGGGGACAAGCCAGGACTAGAAGCTATGTTACAAAAAGTTCTGCAATTGTATGCTTCCAGAGTGCTGTCAAAGCGGAGTTATGCAAAAAAAG GAAATGAAGTGTTAAAAGCTGAACAGTTTCTTGAGACCATTATCAAAG CACCAGAGGAAGAATGGAACAAGCTCTTGATAGATGgcatgactgttggaaaaggtgACATTTCACCTGAGGAATTGTATGCTGTTATTAAGAAGAGAATGGAAAGGACTTTGATACGCACG GAGGGAGGTTCATACCAGCAGCGAGTTCTGATTGAGTATCTGAAAGGTATTGAGGCAAGAGCCGGGGAGATTATCAAAGTACTCCAAGGTTGA
- the LOC107797670 gene encoding uncharacterized protein LOC107797670 isoform X2 yields MATILSTTPVAIRLFPSNSLRYPCYLHRTMRVGQTGIHIHKYYQISFIFNKRRKLICAVSKDAEESFKKTVEVDRLIDTLREASDNELPQLVVENVLAFNESFWIRLAARADTCKSDDDKKDYEDLALSVMNIVDRLVHKTKEKIDSSTDVLKAILEPVLDEVEEISWPVRDPEALSLMEKEINQREQEGQLDEGFLSEVNAQLRQAKKDGDKPGLEAMLQKVLQLYASRVLSKRSYAKKGNEVLKAEQFLETIIKAPEEEWNKLLIDGMTVGKGDISPEELYAVIKKRMERTLIRTEGGSYQQRVLIEYLKGIEARAGEIIKVLQG; encoded by the exons ATGGCAACTATTTTATCAACAACACCAGTTGCAATTCGATTATTCCCTTCAAATTCACTGCGCTATCCG TGTTACTTGCATAGAACAATGAGAGTTGGGCAAACAGGGATTCACATTCACAAGTATTATCAAATTTCTTTCATATTCAACAAGAG GAGAAAACTGATATGTGCAGTCAGTAAAGATGCTGAGGAATCTTTCAAAAAGACTGTGGAGGTGGATAGGCTTATAGATACATTGAGGGAGGCAAGTGATAACGAA CTGCCACAGCTAGTTGTGGAGAATGTTCTCGCTTTCAACGAGAGCTTTTGGATAAGACTTGCAGCTAGAGCAGACACCTGCAAATCTGACGATGACAAA AAAGACTATGAAGATCTGGCGTTGTCGGTAATGAACATCGTAGATCGTCTTGTTCACAAGACAAAA GAAAAGATAGATTCATCTACTGACGTGCTCAAAGCAATCTTAGAACCTGTGCTTGATGAAGTAGAAGAAATTTCTTGGCCTGTTAGGGATCCTGAGGCTCTCAGTCTTATGGAGAAA GAAATAAATCAAAGGGAGCAAGAAGGCCAACTTGATGAAGGGTTCCTCTCAGAAGTCAATGCACAGTTGCGGCAA GCTAAAAAAGACGGGGACAAGCCAGGACTAGAAGCTATGTTACAAAAAGTTCTGCAATTGTATGCTTCCAGAGTGCTGTCAAAGCGGAGTTATGCAAAAAAAG GAAATGAAGTGTTAAAAGCTGAACAGTTTCTTGAGACCATTATCAAAG CACCAGAGGAAGAATGGAACAAGCTCTTGATAGATGgcatgactgttggaaaaggtgACATTTCACCTGAGGAATTGTATGCTGTTATTAAGAAGAGAATGGAAAGGACTTTGATACGCACG GAGGGAGGTTCATACCAGCAGCGAGTTCTGATTGAGTATCTGAAAGGTATTGAGGCAAGAGCCGGGGAGATTATCAAAGTACTCCAAGGTTGA